A genome region from Gossypium hirsutum isolate 1008001.06 chromosome A04, Gossypium_hirsutum_v2.1, whole genome shotgun sequence includes the following:
- the LOC107930149 gene encoding putative GPI-anchored protein pfl2, whose amino-acid sequence MVMKERDEELALFLEMRRREKEKEKSNNLLSIHNSEQQLNVPLGSNVKVNGNGNVGGGGSPVSKIVSALPVRKTAADNFLNSENEKSDYDWLLTPPGTPLFPSLEMESQKTLMSQIGMSNARPVALKTRLANLPEEPALKSTLALKQQAPSAGVISSSTLNRRPSSSGGSKSASRPATPTGRPTLPMTTKPSRSSTPTSRANLPSIKPAASTARSSTPTRSAPRSLTPTARPSLHASKSTSRSSTPTRRPASSSTTPIASAPSGRSSSVTRSAPTTSSIPKSASLTSSLMKSAPATSSVTKSGTAASSITKPSAATTSKSSVQSRGTSPTVKSRPWKASEMPGFSLETPPNLRTSLPERPVSASRGRPAAPGARSSSVEANSSGRPRRQSCSPARSRASSGSFGNGSSIRSVRRADANGSDNESPVVIGTKMVERVVNMRKLVPPKQDDNHRNNPTAKLSTSLDSSGFGRTLSKKSLDMAMRHMDIRRSISGHQRPLMTNVPASSIYSVRSGSTKSRTLSVCDSPLATSSTASSEPSVNNNSLFMDGSEMEDNDISSERGISSPTSQHVS is encoded by the exons ATGGTGATGAAGGAGAGAGACGAAGAACTAGCTTTGTTCCTGGAAATGCGGAGACGAGAGAAGGAGAAAGAGAAGAGCAACAATCTTCTCTCCATTCACAACTCTGAACAACAACTCAATGTTCCTTTAG GATCTAACGTAAAAGTAAACGGAAACGGAAACGTCGGTGGCGGAGGTTCTCCGGTATCGAAGATCGTCTCGGCCTTGCCTGTACGAAAGACTGCAGCAGATAATTTTTTGAATTCGGAGAACGAAAAGTCTGATTATGATTG GCTTCTTACTCCACCTGGTACACCACTATTTCCCTCTTTGGAAATGGAATCACAGAAGACTCTAATGAGCCAGATTGGGATGTCTAATGCTCGTCCAGTTGCACTGAAAACAAGG CTGGCAAATCTCCCGGAGGAACCTGCTTTGAAGAGCACTCTTGCCTTAAAGCAACAAGCTCCGTCAGCCGGAGTAATCTCTTCCAGTACTCTAAATAGAAGGCCATCTTCTTCCGGGGGTTCAAAATCTGCTAGTAGACCTGCAACACCTACTGGTCGGCCCACTCTTCCCATGACAACCAAGCCTTCAAGGTCTTCTACTCCTACATCACGAGCCAACTTGCCTTCCATAAAGCCTGCTGCTTCTACAGCAAGATCCTCAACTCCAACTAGATCTGCTCCACGTTCTTTAACGCCAACTGCTAGGCCCTCTTTGCATGCTTCCAAGTCGACATCAAGATCATCTACGCCAACACGTCGACCAGCTTCCTCATCTACCACGCCTATTGCATCTGCACCTTCTGGTCGATCCTCTTCAGTAACAAGATCAGCTCCCACTACATCTTCAATACCAAAATCAGCTTCCCTTACTTCTTCACTTATGAAATCAGCTCCTGCTACATCTTCTGTTACAAAATCAGGTACTGCTGCGTCTTCCATAACAAAACCATCAGCTGCCACTACATCAAAAAGCTCAGTACAATCACGGGGCACATCTCCAACCGTGAAGTCTAGGCCTTGGAAAGCATCTGAGATGCCTGGATTTTCGCTTGAAACACCACCAAATTTAAGGACATCATTGCCAGAAAGACCGGTATCAGCCTCACGGGGGAGGCCAGCAGCACCTGGTGCCAGATCATCTTCTGTTGAGGCCAATTCTAGTGGAAGACCAAGACGCCAGTCCTGCTCGCCTGCTAGAAGTAGGGCATCAAGTGGCAGTTTTGGTAATGGGAGCTCCATTCGTTCTGTGCGTAGAGCAGATGCCAATGGCAGTGACAACGAAAGTCCAGTAGTGATTGGGACAAAGATGGTTGAGAGAGTGGTAAATATGAGGAAACTGGTACCCCCAAAACAAGATGACAATCATCGAAACAACCCTACCGCAAAATTATCTACTTCTCTCGATAGCTCAGGATTCGGGAGAACACTCTCCAAAAAGTCTCTGGATATGGCTATGAGACACATG GATATCAGGCGAAGTATTTCAGGTCATCAGCGTCCGCTTATGACAAATGTTCCAGCTTCCTCCATATATAGTGTGAGATCGGGATCCACAAAGAGCAGGACTTTAAGTGTTTGTGATTCTCCTCTTGCCACGAGCAGCACTGCCAGCTCTGAGCCAAGTGTCAACAATAATTCATTGTTTATGGATGGGAGTGAAATGGAAGACAATGATATCAGTAGCGAGAGAGGAATCTCCTCTCCAACCAGCCAGCATGTTAGCTGA